From the genome of Ziziphus jujuba cultivar Dongzao chromosome 6, ASM3175591v1, one region includes:
- the LOC107431391 gene encoding uncharacterized protein LOC107431391, with translation MGSGGCTDQLSSCQNMPPSSFEKVDDLSVVETRKGVDDEAPDVLEADESNSLGPITPDSDRENGDFPIDYKSPPTTVKKLPNVDHFDVATNRNEDNPYGCVDDGSPHTPKDGVFDPFAPGPDDLALAPQCRKYLKESRNVVVRRLNFDSYSPVDVVEEKASGIDASAAGISDREIFEAVYENLLDIVLKKTEAVLAEISDLDCESDDCKTPPLASRLDGVAETCPGAPIRPTGKSRNIDLALCRKLQFSP, from the coding sequence ATGGGTTCTGGAGGCTGTACGGATCAGTTGAGCAGTTGCCAAAATATGCCTCCCAGTTCTTTTGAGAAAGTGGATGACCTTAGCGTTGTGGAAACTCGTAAGGGTGTTGATGATGAGGCACCAGATGTATTGGAGGCAGATGAGTCAAATTCCTTAGGGCCTATTACTCCTGATTCTGACagagaaaatggagatttcCCCATAGACTACAAATCTCCACCCACAACAGTTAAGAAACTACCAAATGTAGATCATTTTGATGTTGCTACCAACAGAAATGAGGACAACCCATATGGTTGTGTTGATGATGGAAGTCCCCACACACCAAAGGATGGTGTCTTTGACCCGTTTGCCCCTGGTCCGGATGACCTTGCATTGGCTCCTCAATGTAGAAAATATCTCAAAGAGTCAAGGAACGTTGTTGTGCGCCGGCTTAATTTTGATTCCTATTCCCCAGTAGATGTTGTAGAAGAAAAGGCTAGTGGCATTGATGCATCGGCAGCAGGCATTTCGGATAGAGAAATATTTGAGGCTGTGTATGAAAATCTCTTGGATATTGTCTTAAAAAAGACTGAAGCTGTTCTTGCtgaaatttcagatttggatTGTGAATCCGATGACTGCAAAACGCCTCCATTGGCATCACGACTAGATGGTGTTGCTGAAACATGTCCTGGTGCTCCTATCAGGCCAACCGGGAAATCAAGGAATATTGATTTGGCGTTATGCAGAAAGCTTCAATTTTCACCTTGA
- the LOC107431396 gene encoding uncharacterized protein LOC107431396, producing the protein MPSSPKPTESGRRRNRSRAICLGVMAVVVVAAVIIVILSLTVFKPKRPVTTIDAVSLADMDVSLNVAKLAVDLNVTLDVDLSVRNPNKVGFKYADSTAFLNYRGQTVGEASIPAGGISSDETKPMNLTLTVMADRLLSTSQIYSDVLAGTVPFNARTRISGKVSILGVVKVHVVSTTSCDFNVFVSNRSVGGQTCQYKTKL; encoded by the coding sequence ATGCCTTCATCTCCAAAACCAACCGAATCTGGCCGTCGCCGGAACCGCAGCAGAGCCATATGTTTGGGAGTGATGGCCGTGGTGGTGGTAGCCGCCGTAATAATAGTGATTCTGTCGCTGACAGTGTTCAAGCCAAAGCGTCCCGTGACAACCATCGACGCCGTGTCCCTCGCAGACATGGACGTCTCCCTCAACGTTGCCAAGTTAGCCGTCGATCTCAACGTTACCCTCGACGTCGATCTCTCGGTCAGAAACCCTAACAAGGTCGGCTTCAAGTACGCAGACAGCACCGCCTTCTTGAACTACCGGGGCCAGACGGTGGGCGAGGCTTCCATCCCCGCCGGAGGGATCTCGTCGGACGAGACGAAACCGATGAACCTGACGCTGACGGTCATGGCAGATCGCTTGCTATCGACGTCTCAGATTTACTCCGACGTGTTGGCCGGGACGGTGCCGTTTAACGCGCGAACCAGAATATCCGGGAAGGTCTCGATTTTGGGGGTGGTGAAGGTGCACGTGGTTTCCACCACTTCATGTGATTTCAATGTGTTTGTCTCCAATAGAAGCGTTGGGGGCCAGACGTGCCAGTATAAGACAAAGCTTTGA
- the LOC107431392 gene encoding calcium-binding allergen Bet v 3 encodes MEAAASASWGTSSSTSASSKSCKRSLSKKLSSSSFSLRCPSLNTLRLRRIFDLFDKNRDGTITGQELGQALNLLGLDVDMAELESTINSFVRPGNEGLMFEDFKALHQSLNDTYFGGDMDVEQEEEEADQEEEEEEMSQEDSDLTEAFKVFDEDGDGYISAHELQVVLGKLGFAEGNEIDRVEKMITSVDRNQDGRVDFFEFKDMMRSVLVRSA; translated from the coding sequence ATGGAAGCAGCAGCATCCGCATCTTGGGGTACAAGCAGCAGCACAAGCGCTTCTTCAAAATCATGCAAGCGCAGCTTGAGCAAGAAGTTGTCGTCGTCGTCGTTCAGTCTGAGGTGTCCGAGCCTGAACACGCTTCGTCTGCGTCGCATATTCGATCTATTCGACAAGAACAGAGACGGCACCATCACAGGGCAGGAGCTGGGGCAAGCGTTGAACCTGCTGGGATTGGATGTGGATATGGCGGAGCTGGAGTCCACCATTAACTCCTTTGTAAGACCCGGAAATGAGGGACTAATGTTCGAGGACTTCAAGGCCTTACACCAGTCGTTGAACGACACCTACTTCGGAGGCGACATGGACGTGGagcaagaagaagaggaggccgatcaggaggaggaagaggaggagATGTCACAGGAGGATTCGGACCTGACGGAGGCGTTCAAGGTATTCGACGAAGATGGAGATGGATACATATCGGCACATGAATTGCAAGTGGTGTTGGGAAAGCTTGGATTTGCGGAGGGTAATGAGATTGACAGAGTGGAGAAGATGATAACATCCGTGGATCGGAACCAGGATGGACGTGTTGATTTCTTTGAGTTCAAGGACATGATGCGGAGTGTCCTGGTTCGGAGCGCTTGA
- the LOC107431405 gene encoding uncharacterized protein LOC107431405, with protein sequence MTETTTNVEALNIDKKHKVRKRKCHIAVGVILLLIILLFIIALILALTVFKPKQPRTQLLSATLDGVAPRVSFPAIKIELNITLDLKLLVENKNHASFKHGAGTSSLLYKSKQVGEAQLSPGFIPAMGSSTLPCRLTLEVDKMASDLPTLISDVLGGELVVETHTRIPGRVKFLGFIKKHVVAVSRCQFTLSVKEMKIKSQVCKSKTKL encoded by the coding sequence ATGACGGAGACTACCACAAATGTAGAAGCCCTCAACATCGACAAGAAGCACAAGGTAAGAAAACGCAAGTGTCACATTGCAGTAGGAGTAATCCTCTTGTTGATCATCTTGTTGTTCATCATCGCCCTCATCCTCGCCTTAACGGTGTTTAAGCCTAAACAACCTAGGACACAGCTTCTCTCTGCCACGCTGGACGGCGTTGCTCCTCGTGTTTCGTTCCCCGCCATCAAGATCGAACTCAACATCACCCTGGACCTCAAGCTCCTTGTAGAGAACAAAAACCATGCAAGCTTCAAGCATGGCGCTGGCACGAGTTCCTTGCTATACAAAAGCAAACAGGTGGGGGAGGCTCAACTCTCTCCCGGTTTTATTCCGGCAATGGGTTCCTCCACGCTTCCTTGCCGACTCACCCTTGAGGTGGATAAGATGGCCTCAGACCTCCCAACTTTGATCAGTGATGTTTTGGGTGGTGAGCTTGTTGTGGAAACTCATACAAGGATTCCAGGAAGAGTCAAATTCCTTGGTTTCATCAAGAAACATGTTGTTGCTGTTTCTAGATGCCAATTCACCCTCTCTGTCAAGGAGATGAAGATCAAGAGCCAAGTTTGCAAGAGCAAGACCAAATTGTGA